The stretch of DNA GCATGTAGCCATTGATTTCCACTTTGTTCGTGAACAGGTTCAGAACAAAGATATTGAAGTACATGACGTTCACTCAGCTGATCAAGTGGCTGATATACTCACAAAACTACTTCCCAAAGCCTCTTTTGTACAGCAATTTTCCAAGTTGGGTGTCGTTGACACCACCAACTTGCGGGGGCGTAATAAAGGATAAAATCAGctcctattttttaaatttcaaatttagtagTTCCTTCTCTTTAGGACTCTTGTATATAGATAAGTATTATCCTTTTCTTagtttatctttttgttgtattgtatttatatatactcAGTCTACAATTAATAAGAAGCATCGTTCATTTTATTCCATTAACAGTTTTATACTTCATAAACAGGAGGCATACGTGGAGCTAATATAACTAACGGTTAGAACTTAGAATCATGCGCAAATCAAGTGCtaaaacaaacaaaccaaacaacAATCTTTACATGAATACAACAATTTAGAAAAATTTGAAACGAACAAGTGACTTGGAACGACATATAACAAAAACATGTTCAACATGcaagaagttgaatcttgatcTTCTGCAGCATCTCTACAAAATCTTTCATGTTAGTCCTTCTCGCCGGAGATTCAGCACAACAATCTAATGCCGCTTTCATGATTGATGCCACAACATCTAGCTCCTTCTGTAAGCGATTACCAATTGGTGTCACCAAGTTGACATCTACGACGTCCATTACTGCCTCTCTGGGAGTGAATAACTCACCCAATGCTTCAAGCTAAGGTCACCCTCAAACTCCTAAGGCTTTCTCCTAGTAAACATTTCCAGCAACATGATTCCGTAGCTGTATATGTCACACTTTGTTGACACTAGTCCATACTCTACAGTCAAAAATTTCATTTAAAGATGTAATATGCTTTCTAGGTGGGGAAAAAAGAAAGGAGTAATCATCAAACTAATGTTGCTAAGATTTTAGTATCCAAATCACCCTGATCTTTACCAAGCAGTTTTGAGATGCCAAAGTCGCTGAGGTGGGCAACCATATCTTCATCCAGCAAGACATTACTAGGCTTCACGTCACAGTGAATCACAAGCAACGAGCACCCATGGTGAAGATATTCCAAAGcacatgccacatctatcatTATGCTTAGTCTCTGATTGGTGTCAAGGAAGTAGTTTTGCGAATACAAATACTTCTCAAGACTTCCATTAGGCATATACTCGAGCACTAAAGCCTTGAAATCAAGATTGGAACAACTAGTAATGACTTTAACGAGATTCTTATGACGAAGGCTGCACAAAACATCACATTCCGTATCAAAACTCTTGAATGCCGCATCCAGTTGCAGGTTGAACACTTTAACTGCCATGGCAGTTCCACCTCTGAGAACACCTTTGTAAACAGAGCCAAAACTTCCAAAACCAGTCAGATTACTCTCACTAAGGTCATCCGTTGCTTGGAGCAGTTCATAGTATGAAATTCTTTCTCGTGTTACGGTAGACAATGACTCATCTTGTTGAGGTGCACTTTTACCTCTTCTATACCTTATCCATAGGAGCACAAAGGCCATAGTAACAAATACAACTGCAATTGCGAGCAAAGGAAAAAGAACAAGCACTTTTTCCCTATTTGATTTGTTCTTTGATGAAGAGGGGCATGGCGGGACCCGAAATCGTGAAGAACTACGCAGTGCTTCATTGTGGATGAAAAACTGACTCGAGAGATTCTTGAAAGGACCCCCAGAGGGTATTTCACCATACAATTTGTTGacagaaatattgaaatacttcAAGTTTTGAAGTTTCTCCAAACACTTAGGAATGATTCCAGATATATTATTGCGAGAAAGTtctaggaattccaaacctaccatGTTGCTCATTGAGTCAGGTATAGCTCCTTGTAACTTGTTGTGTCTCAAAAGAAAGGTTTTCCAGATTTTTCAAGCCTCCAATTTCTGTAGGAATTCCATTTGAGAATTGATTCATTAACAGATCTATCAGTGTCGCAGCctttagatttccaatttctGGAGGTAAAGAACCTACCATGTGGTTTGACGATAAGTCAAGAACCACTAGATCTTGAAGGTTCCCTAAGCTTGGTGGTATATTGGAACTCAATTTGTTGGAACAGAGATGTATCTCCCTAAGGGAAGTAATATTCCCTAAACAATTAGGAAGAGATCTTGAAAGTTGATTTTGATCCAAG from Capsicum annuum cultivar UCD-10X-F1 unplaced genomic scaffold, UCD10Xv1.1 ctg3248, whole genome shotgun sequence encodes:
- the LOC124891224 gene encoding probable LRR receptor-like serine/threonine-protein kinase At3g47570 — translated: MVGLEFLELSRNNISGIIPKCLEKLQNLKYFNISVNKLYGEIPSGGPFKNLSSQFFIHNEALRSSSRFRVPPCPSSSKNKSNREKVLVLFPLLAIAVVFVTMAFVLLWIRYRRGKSAPQQDESLSTVTRERISYYELLQATDDLSESNLTGFGSFGSVYKGVLRGGTAMAVKVFNLQLDAAFKSFDTECDVLCSLRHKNLVKVITSCSNLDFKALVLEYMPNGSLEKYLYSQNYFLDTNQRLSIMIDVACALEYLHHGCSLLVIHCDVKPSNVLLDEDMVAHLSDFGISKLLGKDQGDLDTKILATLV